Proteins encoded together in one Bos indicus isolate NIAB-ARS_2022 breed Sahiwal x Tharparkar chromosome 3, NIAB-ARS_B.indTharparkar_mat_pri_1.0, whole genome shotgun sequence window:
- the LOC109553171 gene encoding G patch domain-containing protein 4 isoform X2, with protein sequence MFLRRGPRNDVSRSRIGQFLHSMLLCWDSQGESYVFSESLKIVTFLTMSITPEVKSRGMKFAEEQLLKHGWTQGKGLGRKENGITQALRVTLKQDTYGVGHDPAKEFTNHWWNDLFNKTAANLVVETRQDGVQIRRLSKETTRQDHAKPNLLYQKFVKTATLTSSGEKPDKDWESCSDDDSQEPKPPNVLTDEMLLQACEGRTAHKAARLGITMKAKLARLEAQEQAFLARLKGQDPGVPQLQSESKSPKKKKKKRKQREEEEPTTTERSAEKYSEHTDESIRKSKKKKRRHQEERVTDEREGTATENEEETIRTGGLGELKNREHVDRSFRKKKRRGQHHEEEKAELAVLDNEGGKVAVSGVGTEEAERRVYTHPCGRSKKRRQHEEEDLNTEDEEVEEALVDSGTREAESRSCSDQKRGRSKKKRRQYQEEEVLDGPGVNTAQKAKKKKQKKRD encoded by the exons ATGTTTCTGCGGAGAGGACCTCGCAATGACG TATCAAGAAGCAGGATAGGGCAATTTCTTCACTCAATGCTTCTCTGTTGGGACTCTCAGGGTGAAAGTTATGTTTTCAG TGAGAGCCTGAAGATAGTGACTTTTCTCACCATGAGTATCACCCCCGAGGTCAAGAGTCGGGGGATGAAGTTTGCTGAGGAGCAGTTGCTAAAGCATGGATGGACTCAAG GCAAAGGCCTGGGCCGGAAGGAGAATGGTATCACCCAGGCCCTCAGGGTGACGCTGAAGCAGGACACTTATGGG GTGGGACACGACCCTGCCAAGGAGTTCACAAATCACTGGTGGAATGATCTGTTCAACAAGACTGCAGCCAACTTGGTGGTGGAAACTCGGCAG GACGGAGTACAGATAAGACGCCTATCTAAGGAGACCACCCGCCAGGATCATGCCAAGCCCAACTTGCTGTATCAGAAGTTTGTGAAG ACGGCCACACTGACTTCAAGTGGGGAGAAGCCAGACAAGGACTGGGAAAGCTGCAGTGATGACGACAGCCAGGAGCCCAAGCCTCCAAATGT TCTGACCGATGAGATGCTGCTCCAGGCCTGTGAGGGACGAACAGCACACAA GGCTGCCCGTCTTGGGATCACAATGAAAGCTAAGCTTGCTCGCTTAGAGGCCCAGGAGCAGGCCTTCCTGGCTCGGCTCAAAGGCCAGGACCCTGGGGTCCCTCAACTGCAGTCTGAGAGCAAgtcccccaaaaaaaagaaaaagaaaaggaagcagagagaggaggaagagccTACAACAACTGAAAGGAGTGCAGAAAAGTACTCAGAACACACTGACGAGAGcatcagaaaaagcaagaagaagaaaagacgGCATCAAGAAGAAAGAGTCACAGATGAGAGAGAGGGCACAGCCACAGAAAATGAGGAAGAGACCATAAGAACAGGTGGGCTTGGGGAATTGAAAAACAGAGAGCACGTCGACCGGTCCttcaggaaaaagaagaggagggggCAGCACCATGAAGAGGAGAAGGCGGAGCTGGCGGTCTTAGATAATGAGGGAGGCAAGGTGGCTGTCAGTGGAGTTgggacagaggaagcagagaggagagtATACACTCACCCATGTGGCAGAAGCAAGAAGAGGCGGCAGCATGAGGAAGAAGACTTGAACACAGAGGATGAAGAAGTTGAAGAGGCTCTCGTAGATAGTGGGaccagagaagcagaaagcagatCGTGCAGTGATCAGAAAAGGGggagaagcaagaagaaaagacGGCAGTATCAGGAGGAGGAAGTCTTGGATGGACCTGGAGTCAACACTgcgcagaaagcaaaaaagaagaaacagaagaagagaGACTGA
- the LOC109553171 gene encoding G patch domain-containing protein 4 isoform X4 yields the protein MSITPEVKSRGMKFAEEQLLKHGWTQGKGLGRKENGITQALRVTLKQDTYGVGHDPAKEFTNHWWNDLFNKTAANLVVETRQDGVQIRRLSKETTRQDHAKPNLLYQKFVKTATLTSSGEKPDKDWESCSDDDSQEPKPPNVLTDEMLLQACEGRTAHKAARLGITMKAKLARLEAQEQAFLARLKGQDPGVPQLQSESKSPKKKKKKRKQREEEEPTTTERSAEKYSEHTDESIRKSKKKKRRHQEERVTDEREGTATENEEETIRTGGLGELKNREHVDRSFRKKKRRGQHHEEEKAELAVLDNEGGKVAVSGVGTEEAERRVYTHPCGRSKKRRQHEEEDLNTEDEEVEEALVDSGTREAESRSCSDQKRGRSKKKRRQYQEEEVLDGPGVNTAQKAKKKKQKKRD from the exons ATGAGTATCACCCCCGAGGTCAAGAGTCGGGGGATGAAGTTTGCTGAGGAGCAGTTGCTAAAGCATGGATGGACTCAAG GCAAAGGCCTGGGCCGGAAGGAGAATGGTATCACCCAGGCCCTCAGGGTGACGCTGAAGCAGGACACTTATGGG GTGGGACACGACCCTGCCAAGGAGTTCACAAATCACTGGTGGAATGATCTGTTCAACAAGACTGCAGCCAACTTGGTGGTGGAAACTCGGCAG GACGGAGTACAGATAAGACGCCTATCTAAGGAGACCACCCGCCAGGATCATGCCAAGCCCAACTTGCTGTATCAGAAGTTTGTGAAG ACGGCCACACTGACTTCAAGTGGGGAGAAGCCAGACAAGGACTGGGAAAGCTGCAGTGATGACGACAGCCAGGAGCCCAAGCCTCCAAATGT TCTGACCGATGAGATGCTGCTCCAGGCCTGTGAGGGACGAACAGCACACAA GGCTGCCCGTCTTGGGATCACAATGAAAGCTAAGCTTGCTCGCTTAGAGGCCCAGGAGCAGGCCTTCCTGGCTCGGCTCAAAGGCCAGGACCCTGGGGTCCCTCAACTGCAGTCTGAGAGCAAgtcccccaaaaaaaagaaaaagaaaaggaagcagagagaggaggaagagccTACAACAACTGAAAGGAGTGCAGAAAAGTACTCAGAACACACTGACGAGAGcatcagaaaaagcaagaagaagaaaagacgGCATCAAGAAGAAAGAGTCACAGATGAGAGAGAGGGCACAGCCACAGAAAATGAGGAAGAGACCATAAGAACAGGTGGGCTTGGGGAATTGAAAAACAGAGAGCACGTCGACCGGTCCttcaggaaaaagaagaggagggggCAGCACCATGAAGAGGAGAAGGCGGAGCTGGCGGTCTTAGATAATGAGGGAGGCAAGGTGGCTGTCAGTGGAGTTgggacagaggaagcagagaggagagtATACACTCACCCATGTGGCAGAAGCAAGAAGAGGCGGCAGCATGAGGAAGAAGACTTGAACACAGAGGATGAAGAAGTTGAAGAGGCTCTCGTAGATAGTGGGaccagagaagcagaaagcagatCGTGCAGTGATCAGAAAAGGGggagaagcaagaagaaaagacGGCAGTATCAGGAGGAGGAAGTCTTGGATGGACCTGGAGTCAACACTgcgcagaaagcaaaaaagaagaaacagaagaagagaGACTGA
- the LOC109553171 gene encoding G patch domain-containing protein 4 isoform X3, which produces MDDSDCFFSSESLKIVTFLTMSITPEVKSRGMKFAEEQLLKHGWTQGKGLGRKENGITQALRVTLKQDTYGVGHDPAKEFTNHWWNDLFNKTAANLVVETRQDGVQIRRLSKETTRQDHAKPNLLYQKFVKTATLTSSGEKPDKDWESCSDDDSQEPKPPNVLTDEMLLQACEGRTAHKAARLGITMKAKLARLEAQEQAFLARLKGQDPGVPQLQSESKSPKKKKKKRKQREEEEPTTTERSAEKYSEHTDESIRKSKKKKRRHQEERVTDEREGTATENEEETIRTGGLGELKNREHVDRSFRKKKRRGQHHEEEKAELAVLDNEGGKVAVSGVGTEEAERRVYTHPCGRSKKRRQHEEEDLNTEDEEVEEALVDSGTREAESRSCSDQKRGRSKKKRRQYQEEEVLDGPGVNTAQKAKKKKQKKRD; this is translated from the exons AT GGATGACAGTGACTGCTTCTTCTCCAGTGAGAGCCTGAAGATAGTGACTTTTCTCACCATGAGTATCACCCCCGAGGTCAAGAGTCGGGGGATGAAGTTTGCTGAGGAGCAGTTGCTAAAGCATGGATGGACTCAAG GCAAAGGCCTGGGCCGGAAGGAGAATGGTATCACCCAGGCCCTCAGGGTGACGCTGAAGCAGGACACTTATGGG GTGGGACACGACCCTGCCAAGGAGTTCACAAATCACTGGTGGAATGATCTGTTCAACAAGACTGCAGCCAACTTGGTGGTGGAAACTCGGCAG GACGGAGTACAGATAAGACGCCTATCTAAGGAGACCACCCGCCAGGATCATGCCAAGCCCAACTTGCTGTATCAGAAGTTTGTGAAG ACGGCCACACTGACTTCAAGTGGGGAGAAGCCAGACAAGGACTGGGAAAGCTGCAGTGATGACGACAGCCAGGAGCCCAAGCCTCCAAATGT TCTGACCGATGAGATGCTGCTCCAGGCCTGTGAGGGACGAACAGCACACAA GGCTGCCCGTCTTGGGATCACAATGAAAGCTAAGCTTGCTCGCTTAGAGGCCCAGGAGCAGGCCTTCCTGGCTCGGCTCAAAGGCCAGGACCCTGGGGTCCCTCAACTGCAGTCTGAGAGCAAgtcccccaaaaaaaagaaaaagaaaaggaagcagagagaggaggaagagccTACAACAACTGAAAGGAGTGCAGAAAAGTACTCAGAACACACTGACGAGAGcatcagaaaaagcaagaagaagaaaagacgGCATCAAGAAGAAAGAGTCACAGATGAGAGAGAGGGCACAGCCACAGAAAATGAGGAAGAGACCATAAGAACAGGTGGGCTTGGGGAATTGAAAAACAGAGAGCACGTCGACCGGTCCttcaggaaaaagaagaggagggggCAGCACCATGAAGAGGAGAAGGCGGAGCTGGCGGTCTTAGATAATGAGGGAGGCAAGGTGGCTGTCAGTGGAGTTgggacagaggaagcagagaggagagtATACACTCACCCATGTGGCAGAAGCAAGAAGAGGCGGCAGCATGAGGAAGAAGACTTGAACACAGAGGATGAAGAAGTTGAAGAGGCTCTCGTAGATAGTGGGaccagagaagcagaaagcagatCGTGCAGTGATCAGAAAAGGGggagaagcaagaagaaaagacGGCAGTATCAGGAGGAGGAAGTCTTGGATGGACCTGGAGTCAACACTgcgcagaaagcaaaaaagaagaaacagaagaagagaGACTGA
- the NAXE gene encoding NAD(P)H-hydrate epimerase, which produces MSGLRALLGLGLLVAGSRLSRVRVQAGTCRAGATWWVPQRLISGGRGDSEVMASSAVKYLSQEEAQAVDQELFNEYQFSVDQLMELAGLSCATAIAKAYPPTSLSRSPPTVLVICGPGNNGGDGLVCARHLKLFGYQPTIYYPKRPNKPLFTALVTQCQKMDIPFLGEMPPEPMLIDELYELVVDAIFGFSFTGEVREPFRSILSVLNGLTVPIASIDIPSGWDVEKGSSGGIQPDLLISLTAPKKSATQFTGRYHYLGGRFVPPALEKKYQLNLPPYPDTECVYRLQ; this is translated from the exons ATGTCCGGTTTGCGGGCGCTTCTGGGGCTCGGGCTGCTGGTTGCAGGCTCGCGCCTGTCACGCGTCAGAGTCCAGGCCGGCACCTGTCGCGCAGGAGCCACCTGGTGGGTACCGCAGCGACTGATCTCGGGTGGCCGCGGGGACTCAGAAGTCATGGCGAGTTCAGCAGTGAAGTACCTGAG CCAGGAGGAGGCCCAAGCCGTGGACCAGGAGCTGTTTAATGAGTACCAGTTCAGCGTGGACCAACTTATGGAGCTGGCCGGTCTGAGCTGTGCCACAGCCATTGCCAAG GCATATCCCCCCACGTCCTTGTCCAGGAGCCCCCCTACCGTCCTGGTCATCTGTGGCCCTGGGAATAACGGAGGAGATGGCCTGGTCTGTGCTCGACACCTCAAACTCTTT GGCTACCAGCCAACCATCTATTACCCTAAAAGGCCTAACAAGCCACTTTTCACTGCACTGGTGACGCAGTGCCAGAAAATGGACATCCCCTTCCTTGGTGAAATGCCCCCAGAG CCGATGCTGATTGATGAACTGTATGAGCTGGTGGTGGATGCCATCTTTGGCTTCAGCTTCACGGGTGAGGTTCGGGAGCCATTCCGCAGCATCCTGAGTGTCCTGAATGGACTCACTGTGCCCATTGCAAGCATCGACATTCCATCAG GATGGGACGTGGAGAAGGGAAGCTCTGGAGGGATCCAGCCAGACTTGCTCATCTCCCTGACAGCACCCAAAAAGTCTGCAACCCAGTTTACTGGTCGTTACCACTACCTGGGGGGTCGCTTCGTGCCACCTGCTCTGGAAAAGAAGTACCAGCTGAACCTACCACCCTACCCTGACACGGAATGTGTCTATCGTCTGCAGTGA
- the LOC109553171 gene encoding G patch domain-containing protein 4 isoform X1, translated as MFLRRGPRNDVSRSRIGQFLHSMLLCWDSQGESYVFRDDSDCFFSSESLKIVTFLTMSITPEVKSRGMKFAEEQLLKHGWTQGKGLGRKENGITQALRVTLKQDTYGVGHDPAKEFTNHWWNDLFNKTAANLVVETRQDGVQIRRLSKETTRQDHAKPNLLYQKFVKTATLTSSGEKPDKDWESCSDDDSQEPKPPNVLTDEMLLQACEGRTAHKAARLGITMKAKLARLEAQEQAFLARLKGQDPGVPQLQSESKSPKKKKKKRKQREEEEPTTTERSAEKYSEHTDESIRKSKKKKRRHQEERVTDEREGTATENEEETIRTGGLGELKNREHVDRSFRKKKRRGQHHEEEKAELAVLDNEGGKVAVSGVGTEEAERRVYTHPCGRSKKRRQHEEEDLNTEDEEVEEALVDSGTREAESRSCSDQKRGRSKKKRRQYQEEEVLDGPGVNTAQKAKKKKQKKRD; from the exons ATGTTTCTGCGGAGAGGACCTCGCAATGACG TATCAAGAAGCAGGATAGGGCAATTTCTTCACTCAATGCTTCTCTGTTGGGACTCTCAGGGTGAAAGTTATGTTTTCAG GGATGACAGTGACTGCTTCTTCTCCAGTGAGAGCCTGAAGATAGTGACTTTTCTCACCATGAGTATCACCCCCGAGGTCAAGAGTCGGGGGATGAAGTTTGCTGAGGAGCAGTTGCTAAAGCATGGATGGACTCAAG GCAAAGGCCTGGGCCGGAAGGAGAATGGTATCACCCAGGCCCTCAGGGTGACGCTGAAGCAGGACACTTATGGG GTGGGACACGACCCTGCCAAGGAGTTCACAAATCACTGGTGGAATGATCTGTTCAACAAGACTGCAGCCAACTTGGTGGTGGAAACTCGGCAG GACGGAGTACAGATAAGACGCCTATCTAAGGAGACCACCCGCCAGGATCATGCCAAGCCCAACTTGCTGTATCAGAAGTTTGTGAAG ACGGCCACACTGACTTCAAGTGGGGAGAAGCCAGACAAGGACTGGGAAAGCTGCAGTGATGACGACAGCCAGGAGCCCAAGCCTCCAAATGT TCTGACCGATGAGATGCTGCTCCAGGCCTGTGAGGGACGAACAGCACACAA GGCTGCCCGTCTTGGGATCACAATGAAAGCTAAGCTTGCTCGCTTAGAGGCCCAGGAGCAGGCCTTCCTGGCTCGGCTCAAAGGCCAGGACCCTGGGGTCCCTCAACTGCAGTCTGAGAGCAAgtcccccaaaaaaaagaaaaagaaaaggaagcagagagaggaggaagagccTACAACAACTGAAAGGAGTGCAGAAAAGTACTCAGAACACACTGACGAGAGcatcagaaaaagcaagaagaagaaaagacgGCATCAAGAAGAAAGAGTCACAGATGAGAGAGAGGGCACAGCCACAGAAAATGAGGAAGAGACCATAAGAACAGGTGGGCTTGGGGAATTGAAAAACAGAGAGCACGTCGACCGGTCCttcaggaaaaagaagaggagggggCAGCACCATGAAGAGGAGAAGGCGGAGCTGGCGGTCTTAGATAATGAGGGAGGCAAGGTGGCTGTCAGTGGAGTTgggacagaggaagcagagaggagagtATACACTCACCCATGTGGCAGAAGCAAGAAGAGGCGGCAGCATGAGGAAGAAGACTTGAACACAGAGGATGAAGAAGTTGAAGAGGCTCTCGTAGATAGTGGGaccagagaagcagaaagcagatCGTGCAGTGATCAGAAAAGGGggagaagcaagaagaaaagacGGCAGTATCAGGAGGAGGAAGTCTTGGATGGACCTGGAGTCAACACTgcgcagaaagcaaaaaagaagaaacagaagaagagaGACTGA